In Thermus hydrothermalis, the DNA window GAGGCCGCTTGGGAGGCGGCGCAAAAGGGGCTTGTCCCCACCCTTTCCCCCCAGGGGAGCTATAGCCGGAGCCTGTTGGGGCAGGAGAGCCTCGCCCTGGGCCTCGGGGGGAGCCTGGCCCTTCCGTGGGGGCAGGCCCAGGGCAGCCTAAGGGAAGCGGAGATTACCTACCGGCAAGCGCTTCTGGACTTCTTGTCCCAGGGAAACGCCCTCTTCCAAACGGCCCTTTCCCAGTATCTGGACGCTTACCTGGCTGCTTTGGACCAGGCGCTGGCGCAAAAGCGCCTGGCTTGGCGGGAAGCCCAACTTAGGGCGGTGAGGGACCAACGGGAAAAGGGCCAGGCTACCTTTCAGGACCTCTTGGAGGCGGAGGGCAATCTGGCGGAGGCCCAGGCGGAAGCCCTGCGGGCGGAGCTCGCCCTTGGCCTGGCCCAGGCCCGGCTAAAGGCCACTTTGGGCCGGGAGGTGGTTGCAGGGGCCTTACCCCTTTTCCCTCAAGGAATTCCCTCCCTGGAAGAGGTTTTGGCCCGACGGGACAAGCGGCCCGACGTGCGCAAAGCCCAACTTGCGGTGGAGGAAGCGGAGGTGGCCTTGGCCCAAGCCCAATGGGAGCGGTTCTTCCCCGAGGTGTCCTTGGGCCTTACCGCCCAGGAGGGCAACGCCGCCTTGTCCCTTGGGCTCAACCTAAAGGCGGGAACCCTCACCTATGGGGGCCAGTATGCCTTCCAGGGACAAGGAACAGGAGGAGTATCCTTCCAGGTCCAGGCGAGCTTCCCCCTCCTGAACCCAGGCCAGGATGCCCAGCTTTCCTTGAGGGAGAAAACCCTTACCCAAGCCCGTCTTACCTTGGAAAGCGCAAAGAGGGCGGCCGAGTTGGATCTTCGCTCCAAGCACCAAGCCCTCCTTCAAGCCCAAGCCCAGGTGGATGTGGCCACCAAAGCCTTGAGCGCAGCGGAGAACTCTTGGGAGGTGGCCAAGGGGCGGCTCCAGGCGGGAACGGGAACCGCTCTAGAGGTCATGCAAGCGGAGGTGGGCCTCCTCCAGGCCCGCCGCACCCTGGAGGGGGCCAAGGCCGCTTTCCTCCAGGCCTATTACGCCCTTTTGGATGCCATGGGGGAAGACCTTGTGGGAGGTGGGGAATGAAGCGGATCCTGGTGGTGCTCTACGCGGGAAGCTTAGCTTTGGCACAAGGTTTGAGTTTTCAGGAGGCCTGGCAACAGGCTCTTAGGCAAAACCCTTCCTATCAGAACGCCCTTCTGGCCCGGGAAAGCGCCCGGGTGGAGCTTCAGGCCCTGGAGGCGGACCCGAGCACGCTCATCCTCCCCCTCACCCAAGCGAGGCAGGCCTTGGCCTTGGCGGAGGTTCAGGTGGAGGCGAGCCGTTTAAACCTGCTTCAGACCCTCCTTTCCGCCTACACTGCGCTCTTGGAGGCCCAGGCCAACGAGGAGGTCCTCAAGGCCAACCGGGCCCTGGCGGAGCGCAACCTACAGATTGCCCGGGCCCGGCGCCAAACGGGCAACGCCACGGACCTGGACGTGGCCAAGGCGGAGGCGGCCTTAAAATCGGCGGAGATCGCCCTCCAAAATGCGCAAGCCCAGCGTCCCGCTCTCCTCAAGGCTCTGGAGGCGGCGCTTGGGGCTTCTTTGGCGGAGGAGCCGCGGCTTGCTCCCTTGCCTGAGCCCAAGGCTTTGGGGGTAGACCTGGCCGCTTTGAGGGAGGGCCTCGAGGCGAGGCTTGTCAGCCTGGTCCAGGCCCGGCAGGCCTGGGAGCTTGCCGAGCTTCAGGTGCGCCTGGCCGACAACGACTACACCCCCCGCCTCACCTTGGAGAAGGCCAAGGCCAGCCGGGATAACGCCCGGAAGGCCCTGGATAACGCCATGGCCCAAGCCTTCTCCGCCTTGGAAGCGGCCTACGCCCAAGCCCAAGCTGCCTGGGGCCAGGTGCTCACCGCCCGGGAAAGCCTCGCCAACCAGGAGAGGACCTTGGAGGTGGCCCGCAAGGCTTTCCAGGCGGGGACCGCAAGCCGGGTGGAGTTGGAGCAGGAGGAGGCAAACCTGGCCCAGGCCCGGTATAACCTACTCGTGGCCCAAAACGCTTACTGGAGGGCCCTGGCTGCCCTAAGCCTGGCGGCGGGGCAGGACCTCGTGGTCCTTGGGGAGGTGGGGCGATGAGGCGATGGCTTCTCCTTGGGGTCGTGGTGGCTTTAGCGTTTTTGGGATACTTTCTCCTGCGGCCCAAGAGGGTGGTCCAGGCGGTGGAGGCCCCTGAGGTGTACACCGTAACCCGGGGGGAGATCCGGGTCACGGTTTCCGGTTCTGGGAGCCTAGCCCCCTGGCAGAGCCTCGAGGTGCGCCCCGAGGTGCAAGGCCTACTTCGGTTTGTGGTGGACGAAGGGACTCCGGTGGAAAAGGGCCAGGTGCTGGCCGAACTGGACCCCACCCCCTTCCGCCAAGCTGTGGCGAAGGCCCAGTCCGACGTGGCGAAGGCCGAGGCGGCCCTGGCCAACGCCAAGGCACAAGGGGAAAGCGCCCTGGCTTCCCTCAGGGCCTCCCTGAAGAGCGCCGAAGTAGCCTACGCCAACGCCCAGGCGAGCCTGGCCACAGCCCAGCGGAACCTGGAAGCCACCCGGCTCCTCTACCAGGCCGGGGGTGCGAGCCGCCAGGCCCTTCTAGAGGCGGAAACCGCTTACAACAATGCCAAAAGGGCCTTGGATGACGCCGAGGCAAGCTTAAGCGCGCAACGGGAGGCCTTGGCCTTGCGGGAGGCCCAGCTCCAGGCAGACCTCCGTACCCAGGAAGCCGCCTTAGCCCAAGCGCGGATTGCCCTGGCGGAAGCCCAATATAATTTGGAAAAAACGCGGGTTTTGGCCCCCTTGAGCGGTGTGGTCCTTTCCGTGGCGGCAAGCCCGGGAGCCCAGGTGGGGCCCACCTCGGCCCTCCTTACCCTCGGGGACCTCTCCCGCTACAGCCTGGTCCTGGAGGTGGACGAGACGGAGATCGCCCAGGTAAAGGTGGGCCTTCCCGTGGAGGTGAGCCTCGAGGGCCTCCCGGGCGAAACCTTCCTCGGCCGGGTGGAGGCCATAAGCCCTCAGGGTGAGGTGGTGAACAACATTCCGGTTTTCAAGGTCACCGTAAGCCTTCCCCCGGACCCCCGCTTCCGCCCCGGGATGAGCGCCGATGGGGAGATCGTGGTGCAGGACCTCAAGGACGTCCTGGTCCTCCCCAAGCGGGCGGTGGAGCGGGTGAGGGGGCAGGCCTACGTCACCCTTCTCCGCGCCGATGGCTCCACGGAGAGGGTTCGCGTTACCCTGGGCCTCGAGGACAGCACCCGGGTGGCGGTTTTGGAAGGCCTCAAGGAGGGGGACCAGGTGGTCCTGCCCAAGCGAAACCAGGGGGGCTCAGGTTCCCAGCGGCTGCAAGCCCCTGGGGGTCCCCTGCCCCTTATGGGCCCTGGGCCTGGGAGGTGAGCATGCTCCTAGAACTGCGGGGGGTGAAGAAGGTTTACCGCACCGGGGAAGTGGCCTTCCTCGCCCTCAAGGGGGTGGACCTCCGGGTGGAGGAGGGGGAGATCCTCGCCATCATGGGGCCCTCGGGGAGCGGCAAGAGCACCCTCCTCCACATCCTGGGCCTCCTGGACCGGCCCACGGAAGGGGAGTACCGCCTTTTGGGTAGGCCCACCCAAGACCTCTCGGAGGGAGAGCGGGCTTACCTGAGGAACCGCTTCGTGGGTTTTGTCTTCCAGGCGTTTTTCCTCCTTCCCCGGCTCAGCGTTGTGGAGAACGTGGAGGTGCCCATGGCTTACGCTGGCCTGCCTCCTAAAGAGCGGCGGCGAAGGGCCTTAGCGCTTCTGGAGCGGGTGGGCCTTTTGGAGAAGGCCCATAGCCTGCCCAACCAGCTTTCCGGTGGGCAAAGGCAGCGGGTGGCCATCGCCCGGGCCCTGGCCCTAAAGCCCCCCCTCCTCCTCGCCGACGAGCCCACGGGGGCTCTGGACACCAAGACGGGGGAGGAGATCCTTGCCCTTTTCCAAGAGCTCAACCGGGAAGGAACCACGGTCATCCTGGTCACCCACGAGTCCACGGTGGCGCAGAAAGCCCAGAGGATTGTCCGGGTGCGGGACGGGGAGATCGTGGCTGACGAAAGGAGGGTGGGATGACCAGACCGATGCCCCAGCCCCAAGAGGCCTTGCCAGGCCGGGTGGGGCTTTCCCCTTGGGAGGTGGCCCGCGTGGCCCTGCGGGCCATCGCCGCCAACCCCTTGCGCTCCGCCCTCACCGCCCTCGGGGTGGTCATCGGGGTGGCGGCGGTGGTGGCCCTCACCATGGTGGGCCAAGGGACCACCCGGCGCATTTCCAACCTCCTAGAGGGCCTCGGTACCAACCTTCTCACCGTGGGCCCTGCCCAGGGGGGGCGGGGGCCGGGCGGGGGGTTGGTGCGCTTTGGAGGCCCTGCTACCCTGCCCCTTTCCGACGCCTACGCCATCCAGGAAGCCTTTTCCGGGGAAGTCGTGGGGGTGGCGCCTGTGGCCCAGGGGAACTTCCAGCTCAAGTTTGGGGCCAATAACCTTAGGGCCACGGTGGTGGGTACCTGGCCGGACTTCGCCCAAGTGCGAAACGCCCTTCCCGAAAAGGGGAGCTTCTTTACCTGGGAGGACGTGGAAGCGCGGCGCCGGGTGGCGGTGATCGGCTACGGCATCGCCCAGGACCTCTTCGGAGGGGAGGACCCCTTGGGGCAACGCCTGCGCATCGGGGGGATTCCCTTCACCGTGGTGGGGGTGTTGCCGGATAAGGGGGACCAGGGGTTCGTGAGCACCAACTACCAGGTGTACGTGCCCCTCTCCACCTACCTGCAACGCCTCGCCCGTCCCGAGGCGGGGGGCCCCAAGGTGAACGCTATTTACCTCCAAGGGGCGGACCGCAACCGCCTGAAGGACCTCCAGGCCCGGCTCACCCAGTTCCTGGCGGAACGGCATGGCCTCTTGGACCCCGAAAGCTACGATTTTTCCGTGACCAACCAACAGGATGCCCTGGAGAGCGTGAACCAGACCACCCTGGCCATGACCCTTTTCCTGGGAGGGGTGGCGGGGATTAGCCTCCTGGTAGGGGGCATTGGCATTATGAACATCATGCTGGTCTCGGTCACGGAGCGCACCCGGGAGATAGGGGTGCGGAAAGCCTTGGGAGCCAGGCCAAGGGACATCCTGGCCCAGTTCCTCGCCGAGTCCGTGGTTCTGAGCGTGGGCGGAGGGCTTTTGGGCGTGGCCCTCGGGCTTTTCATGGCCCGCTTTGTGGGCCAGGCCATTGGCGTGACGCCGGTGTTCGCCCCCTTGAGCGTGGTCCTGGCCTTTGCCTTCGCTGTGGCGGTGGGGGTCTTCTTCGGGCTTTACCCCGCTTGGCGGGCGGCTAGGCTGGACCCGGTGGAGGCGTTGCGGTACGAGTAGGGGGTGGACGGAGTTCCCACCCTTCTCCTCGGGCGGGGAGGCTAGCGCAGGCGCTTTAGGGCCTCCTTGATCAGGTCCTGGGCCTTGGCCTTGGGGTTTTGGGCGAGGAGGTCCAGGACCGCGCTCCGCGCCTGCCCTTCCTTGAAGCCCAAGGCCACCAGGGCCAGGATGGCCTCCTCCGCCGCCTGGCTTTCCACCTTCTCCCCGGTGAGGAGGTGGGGGGGGAGCTTGCCCTTGAGCTCCAGGGCCAGGCGCTCCGCCAGTTTCCGCCCCACGCCGCTGGCCGAGGTGAGAAGCCGGAGGTCCCCTTCCGCCAGGGCCCGGGCCAGGAGCTTGGGGGTGAGGGCGGAGAGGAGGGAGAGGGCCACCTTGGGCCCCACCCCGCTCACGGAGAGGAGGAGCTCAAAGAGGGTTAGGCTTTCCTCGTCGGGGAAGCCGTAGAGGGAAAGCCCCTCCTCCTTGAGTTGCAGGTGGGTGTGGACCGCCACCTCCTGGCCTTCCCTTAGGCTTGCCAGGAAGGGGCCTGGGGCCTGGAGGAAGAACCCCACCCCGCCCACCAGGAGGAGGAAGCCCCCTTCCTCCTTCTTCTGGACGAGGCCTTTGAGGTAGCGGATCATCGGCCCTGGAAGCGGGGCGGGCGCTTTTCCCGGAAGGCCCTGACCCCCTCCTCGTGGTCCAGGGTGCGGCCCGCCTCCCCCTGAAGAATGGCCTCGAGGCCCAAAGCCTCCTCCAGGGAAAGCCGGTAGGTTTCCAAAAGGAGCTTCCGCGTAAGGACGTAGGCCCGGGTGGGGCCTTGGGCGAGCGCTTGGGCCAGGGCTAAGGCCTCCTCCAGGAGCCTTTCCGCCGGCACCACCTTGTGCACCAGGCCCAGGGCCAGGGCCTCCTCGGCGGAGAGGCGGGGGGAGAGGAGGAGGAGTTCTTGCGCCTTGGCGAGCCCCACCAGGCGGGGCAGGAGGAAGCTCATCCCCGAGTCCGGCACCAGGCCGATGCGCACGAAGGCGGTGGCGAAGGTGGCCCCGGCGGCGGCCAGGCGCAGGTCCCCCCAGAGGGCGAGGCTCATCCCCGCCCCCGCCGCTGGCCCGTTCACCGCCACCACCAGGGGCTTTTCCAGGCCGCTCATGGCCGCCACCACCCGGTTGTAGCGGCGGAGGTGGGCCTCGTAGTCGGGCTTTTCCTCGCCGAACTCCGTGAGGTCCTGCCCGGCGGAGAAGGCCCGCCCCGCTCCCGTGAGGAGGACGGCCCGCACCCCGGGATCCCGGTTCGCCTCGGCCAAGGCCTGGTAGAGCTCCTCTAGGAGGGCGCCCGTGAGGGCGTTGAGCTTTTCCGGCCGGTTGAGGGTGAGGAGGAGGACGCCTTCGCGCTTTTCCGCTAGGACCATGGCCCTATTGTAAAGGGCTTGGGCACCTACACCGCCTTTTGGTGTAGCGTAGATAAGGGGTATACCGCCCCCTTGGGAGGCAGGATGGAGCTCACGCTGGAAAGCCAAGGCTACCTGGAGGCCCTCTACCGGGCTTACCTGGAGGACCCCTTTTCCCTGCCGGAGGAGTGGCGGCGCTACTTCTCCGCCCTCACCCTGGAGGACGGCCGACGAGAACGCCCCGCCCCGAGCGTCCCTGTGGCGGAAGCGGTGGACCTAGGCTTCCTCCTCAAGGTGGAGCGCCTGGTCCAAGCCTACCGGGAGCTCGGGCACCTGGCGGCCCGGATAGACCCCTTGGGCCAGGAAAGGCCGAGGCCGAAGGCGCTCACCCTGGAGGCCCACGGCCTCTCCCCCAAGGACCTCGCCCGGCCCCTTCCCCCCTTCTTCGGCGCCCCCACCCTGGGGGCTCTCCTGGAGCGCCTTCAGGCCACCTACCTGGGCCCCATCGGCTTTGAGGTGGCCCACGTGGAGCCCGAGGAAAGGGAGTGGCTCCTCGCCCGCATAGAGGCCCCTTGGGAAAGGCCCCCCCAAGAGGTCCGTCGCCGCATGCTGGAGGCCCTCATGCAGGCGAGCCTCTTTGAGGCCTTTCTGCAACGGAAGTACCTGGGGGCCAAGACCTTCAGCGCTGAGGGCCTGGAAAGCCTCATCCCCCTCCTCAAGGAGGCGGTGGTGGAGGCGGCCCGCTTGGGGGTCAAGGAGGTGGTCCTGGGCATGGCCCACCGGGGCCGGCTCAACGTCCTGGCCCATGTGGTGGGGAAGCCCTTTGAGCGCATCTTCCGCGAGTTTGAGGAGATCTTCCCCGAGGGCTACGCCGGGGACGTGAAGTACCACCTGGGCTTCTCCAGCGACCAGGAAACCCCTTACGGCAAGGTCCACGTCTCCTTGAACTTCAACCCAAGCCACCTGGAATTCGTCAACCCCGTGACCCTGGGCCGGCTTCGCGCCAAGCAGGACCGCTTCGGGGACCGGGAGAGGCGGCGGGGCCTGGCCATCCTGGTCCACGGGGACTCCGCCTTCATCGGCGAGGGCATCGTGCAGGAAACCCTCAACCTCTCCCAGCTTCCCGGCTACCGGGTGGGGGGGACCCTGCACGTGGTGGCCAACAACCAACTGGGCTTCACCACCCTCCCCTCGGAGTACACCTCCTGCCGTTACCCCACGGACATCGCCAAGATGGTGGGGGCCCCCATCTTCCACGTGAACGCCGAGGCGGTGGACGAGCTCTGGTTCGCCCTGCGCCTGGCCCTGGAGTACCGGAGCCGCTTCGGCAAGGACGTGGTCCTGGACCTGGTGGGCTACCGCCGCCGGGGGCACAACGAGACGGACGAGCCCACCTTCACCCAGCCCACCATGTACGCCCTCGTGGCCAGGAAGCCAGAGCCTTGGAAGGTCTATGCCGAAAGGCTTAAGGCCGAGGGGGTGGTGCGGGAGGAGGAGCTTAAGGCCCTCGAGGCGGCTTACCTGGAGCGGCTGGAAAGCGAGTTCGCCCGGGTCAAGGCCGAGCCCGGCCCCGTGGTGCCCCACGGGCTTTCGGGCCTTTGGCAGGGGTACGTGGGGGGGCCTGACCACCTGGTGCCCGAGGTGGAAACCGGGGTGCCCAAGGAGGCCCTGCGCAACCTTTTGGTGCGGCTTGCCACCGTGCCCGAGGGCTTCCAGGTCCACCCTAAGCTCAAGCGCTTCCTCGAGGCCCGCCTGGAGATGGCCGAGGAGAAGCGCCCCCTGGACTGGGCCGCCGCCGAGGCCCTGGCCTTCGCCACGCTGGCGGCGGAAGGGCACCGGGTCCGCCTCACGGGCCAGGACGCCCTAAGGGGCACCTTCACCCAGCGCCACGCCGCCCTTTACGAC includes these proteins:
- a CDS encoding TolC family protein, with protein sequence MPRIWSLLLLFLPALAQGVDLRAWVRESPGYQALLLQKGQAEAAWEAAQKGLVPTLSPQGSYSRSLLGQESLALGLGGSLALPWGQAQGSLREAEITYRQALLDFLSQGNALFQTALSQYLDAYLAALDQALAQKRLAWREAQLRAVRDQREKGQATFQDLLEAEGNLAEAQAEALRAELALGLAQARLKATLGREVVAGALPLFPQGIPSLEEVLARRDKRPDVRKAQLAVEEAEVALAQAQWERFFPEVSLGLTAQEGNAALSLGLNLKAGTLTYGGQYAFQGQGTGGVSFQVQASFPLLNPGQDAQLSLREKTLTQARLTLESAKRAAELDLRSKHQALLQAQAQVDVATKALSAAENSWEVAKGRLQAGTGTALEVMQAEVGLLQARRTLEGAKAAFLQAYYALLDAMGEDLVGGGE
- a CDS encoding TolC family protein — encoded protein: MKRILVVLYAGSLALAQGLSFQEAWQQALRQNPSYQNALLARESARVELQALEADPSTLILPLTQARQALALAEVQVEASRLNLLQTLLSAYTALLEAQANEEVLKANRALAERNLQIARARRQTGNATDLDVAKAEAALKSAEIALQNAQAQRPALLKALEAALGASLAEEPRLAPLPEPKALGVDLAALREGLEARLVSLVQARQAWELAELQVRLADNDYTPRLTLEKAKASRDNARKALDNAMAQAFSALEAAYAQAQAAWGQVLTARESLANQERTLEVARKAFQAGTASRVELEQEEANLAQARYNLLVAQNAYWRALAALSLAAGQDLVVLGEVGR
- a CDS encoding efflux RND transporter periplasmic adaptor subunit; this translates as MRRWLLLGVVVALAFLGYFLLRPKRVVQAVEAPEVYTVTRGEIRVTVSGSGSLAPWQSLEVRPEVQGLLRFVVDEGTPVEKGQVLAELDPTPFRQAVAKAQSDVAKAEAALANAKAQGESALASLRASLKSAEVAYANAQASLATAQRNLEATRLLYQAGGASRQALLEAETAYNNAKRALDDAEASLSAQREALALREAQLQADLRTQEAALAQARIALAEAQYNLEKTRVLAPLSGVVLSVAASPGAQVGPTSALLTLGDLSRYSLVLEVDETEIAQVKVGLPVEVSLEGLPGETFLGRVEAISPQGEVVNNIPVFKVTVSLPPDPRFRPGMSADGEIVVQDLKDVLVLPKRAVERVRGQAYVTLLRADGSTERVRVTLGLEDSTRVAVLEGLKEGDQVVLPKRNQGGSGSQRLQAPGGPLPLMGPGPGR
- a CDS encoding ABC transporter ATP-binding protein, giving the protein MLLELRGVKKVYRTGEVAFLALKGVDLRVEEGEILAIMGPSGSGKSTLLHILGLLDRPTEGEYRLLGRPTQDLSEGERAYLRNRFVGFVFQAFFLLPRLSVVENVEVPMAYAGLPPKERRRRALALLERVGLLEKAHSLPNQLSGGQRQRVAIARALALKPPLLLADEPTGALDTKTGEEILALFQELNREGTTVILVTHESTVAQKAQRIVRVRDGEIVADERRVG
- a CDS encoding ABC transporter permease translates to MTRPMPQPQEALPGRVGLSPWEVARVALRAIAANPLRSALTALGVVIGVAAVVALTMVGQGTTRRISNLLEGLGTNLLTVGPAQGGRGPGGGLVRFGGPATLPLSDAYAIQEAFSGEVVGVAPVAQGNFQLKFGANNLRATVVGTWPDFAQVRNALPEKGSFFTWEDVEARRRVAVIGYGIAQDLFGGEDPLGQRLRIGGIPFTVVGVLPDKGDQGFVSTNYQVYVPLSTYLQRLARPEAGGPKVNAIYLQGADRNRLKDLQARLTQFLAERHGLLDPESYDFSVTNQQDALESVNQTTLAMTLFLGGVAGISLLVGGIGIMNIMLVSVTERTREIGVRKALGARPRDILAQFLAESVVLSVGGGLLGVALGLFMARFVGQAIGVTPVFAPLSVVLAFAFAVAVGVFFGLYPAWRAARLDPVEALRYE
- the ruvA gene encoding Holliday junction branch migration protein RuvA; its protein translation is MIRYLKGLVQKKEEGGFLLLVGGVGFFLQAPGPFLASLREGQEVAVHTHLQLKEEGLSLYGFPDEESLTLFELLLSVSGVGPKVALSLLSALTPKLLARALAEGDLRLLTSASGVGRKLAERLALELKGKLPPHLLTGEKVESQAAEEAILALVALGFKEGQARSAVLDLLAQNPKAKAQDLIKEALKRLR
- a CDS encoding enoyl-CoA hydratase-related protein, whose amino-acid sequence is MVLAEKREGVLLLTLNRPEKLNALTGALLEELYQALAEANRDPGVRAVLLTGAGRAFSAGQDLTEFGEEKPDYEAHLRRYNRVVAAMSGLEKPLVVAVNGPAAGAGMSLALWGDLRLAAAGATFATAFVRIGLVPDSGMSFLLPRLVGLAKAQELLLLSPRLSAEEALALGLVHKVVPAERLLEEALALAQALAQGPTRAYVLTRKLLLETYRLSLEEALGLEAILQGEAGRTLDHEEGVRAFREKRPPRFQGR
- a CDS encoding 2-oxoglutarate dehydrogenase E1 component: MELTLESQGYLEALYRAYLEDPFSLPEEWRRYFSALTLEDGRRERPAPSVPVAEAVDLGFLLKVERLVQAYRELGHLAARIDPLGQERPRPKALTLEAHGLSPKDLARPLPPFFGAPTLGALLERLQATYLGPIGFEVAHVEPEEREWLLARIEAPWERPPQEVRRRMLEALMQASLFEAFLQRKYLGAKTFSAEGLESLIPLLKEAVVEAARLGVKEVVLGMAHRGRLNVLAHVVGKPFERIFREFEEIFPEGYAGDVKYHLGFSSDQETPYGKVHVSLNFNPSHLEFVNPVTLGRLRAKQDRFGDRERRRGLAILVHGDSAFIGEGIVQETLNLSQLPGYRVGGTLHVVANNQLGFTTLPSEYTSCRYPTDIAKMVGAPIFHVNAEAVDELWFALRLALEYRSRFGKDVVLDLVGYRRRGHNETDEPTFTQPTMYALVARKPEPWKVYAERLKAEGVVREEELKALEAAYLERLESEFARVKAEPGPVVPHGLSGLWQGYVGGPDHLVPEVETGVPKEALRNLLVRLATVPEGFQVHPKLKRFLEARLEMAEEKRPLDWAAAEALAFATLAAEGHRVRLTGQDALRGTFTQRHAALYDYRTGEKYVPLEHLAEGQAPVEIHNSPLSEAGVLGFEYGYSLDYPEGLILWEAQFGDFANVAQVYIDQFLASAEAKWGRLSGLVLLLPHGLEGQGPEHSSARLERFLQLGAKDNLQVAYPTTPAQFFHLLRRQVKRPIRKPLVVMTPKSLLRHPEVVSSLEELAQGRFQKVIPERVKGARKVLLTSGKVYYELLAKRRELGAEDVAILRLELLYPFPEAELREALAPYPKKVPVVYVQEEPINQGAWWYLSARFCGEILGHPLSVVARPESPSPAVGSSKVHRLEQEALLEEAFK